A single genomic interval of Peribacillus sp. FSL H8-0477 harbors:
- a CDS encoding YwhD family protein, translating into MEEQPKKKLGFNIIKNDPTEGHGGYGAGVLTLDNISPVIIDVEAGDAVVDIGAMHARSTVERGIKFLKTKEEVPNGKLYWLVWVTIEATQQGPMYAGITACEMTVDRSIRRGYKSLPEHVNNMDKSLKRKIIVSHMDEKSKKILADFLQQHDAGMWARSTEQLKLDLLG; encoded by the coding sequence ATGGAAGAACAACCTAAGAAAAAGCTGGGCTTTAATATTATTAAAAATGACCCGACAGAAGGACATGGCGGGTACGGAGCTGGTGTATTAACCCTGGATAATATATCGCCGGTAATTATTGATGTTGAGGCAGGAGATGCTGTTGTTGATATCGGTGCTATGCATGCAAGGAGCACGGTTGAACGAGGTATCAAATTTTTAAAAACAAAAGAAGAGGTACCGAACGGCAAGCTTTACTGGCTTGTTTGGGTAACGATTGAAGCTACTCAACAAGGACCTATGTATGCAGGGATAACTGCCTGTGAGATGACAGTAGACAGGTCAATCAGACGCGGATACAAATCATTGCCCGAACATGTAAACAATATGGATAAATCACTCAAACGCAAAATAATTGTTTCACATATGGACGAGAAATCGAAAAAGATTTTAGCTGACTTTTTGCAACAGCATGATGCTGGTATGTGGGCACGTTCTACTGAACAATTAAAACTGGACCTCTTAGGCTGA
- the speE gene encoding spermidine synthase has product MSIWFTEKQTENFGITMKVNRTLHTEQTEFQKLDMIETEEWGNMLLLDDMVMTSTRDEFVYHEMVAHVPLFTHPNPENVLVVGGGDGGVIREILKHPSVKKATLVDIDGKVIEYSKKFLPEIAGKLDDPRVDVQVGDGFMHIAKSENEYDVIMVDSTEPVGPAVNLFTKGFYAGISKALKEDGIFVAQSDNPWFKADLIRDVQRDVKEIFPITSLYLANIPTYPSGLWAFTIGSKKYNPLEISEDRFHEIDTKYYTKELHKAAFVLPKFVQDLIK; this is encoded by the coding sequence ATGAGCATTTGGTTCACAGAGAAACAAACTGAGAATTTTGGGATTACGATGAAAGTAAATCGGACCCTTCACACGGAGCAAACAGAGTTTCAAAAGTTGGATATGATAGAAACAGAAGAATGGGGAAATATGCTTCTTCTTGATGATATGGTAATGACTTCAACACGTGATGAGTTTGTCTATCACGAAATGGTGGCCCATGTGCCGTTATTTACGCATCCAAATCCTGAAAATGTACTGGTTGTCGGAGGCGGAGATGGCGGAGTAATCCGTGAAATTCTTAAGCACCCAAGCGTGAAAAAAGCAACTCTTGTAGACATTGATGGAAAAGTAATCGAATACTCGAAGAAATTTTTGCCGGAAATCGCTGGAAAGCTTGATGATCCACGTGTGGATGTTCAAGTAGGCGACGGCTTTATGCATATAGCAAAAAGTGAAAATGAATATGATGTCATTATGGTGGATTCAACAGAACCAGTAGGCCCAGCGGTTAACCTATTTACTAAAGGCTTTTACGCGGGAATCTCGAAAGCATTGAAGGAAGACGGAATCTTTGTCGCACAATCAGACAATCCATGGTTCAAAGCAGACCTGATCCGTGATGTTCAACGTGATGTAAAAGAAATTTTCCCAATCACAAGCCTCTATTTAGCCAATATTCCAACATACCCAAGTGGACTATGGGCATTTACAATCGGCTCTAAAAAATACAACCCGCTGGAAATCAGTGAAGACCGTTTCCATGAAATCGACACAAAATACTACACAAAAGAATTACACAAAGCAGCGTTCGTCCTACCAAAATTCGTACAAGATTTAATTAAATAA
- a CDS encoding transglycosylase domain-containing protein, with amino-acid sequence MEIHIGQRFRKSPKYIRAILILTTLAGLSLFLLFLSLMIYVKILGPPTIAVPQSSLYYSDSGKLIGETDIGQKRYWTGLSSISQNLIDATISVEDRKFYKHHGFDIKRIAGALIADLKALDKVQGASTITQQYARNLYLGHDKTWSRKAHEALYTLRLEMNYSKEEILEGYLNTIYYGHGVYGVKAASQFYYGVDPSKLSIAQASMLAGIPKGPSRYSPIANPQLAKDRQSHVLSSMVTQTYITEKERAQADKTELTLNGKYQIEKKSHAPFFQDAVNSALKTQLKIDNRTIEMGGLKVFTTLNVKQQEIAEKAFADILSKDSSIQAALITMEPSTGEVKALVGGRNYQESPFNRATQAVRQPGSTIKPLLYYSALESGFTPSTTLLSEPTTFTFDKGEPSYTPHNYNNQYANGELTLAQAIALSDNVYAVKTHLYLGKDALIKTARKFGITAKMAHVPSLALGTSGVRPIEMVNAYSILANGGKEVEPTFITKVENAKGEVIFESAPQEKQLLDPARTAVMNGMLTGVFDSKLNGYTKVTGSTILPEISRIYAGKSGSTSTDSWMIGYTPELVTGVWTGYDQTKKITNPTEKMYAKKLWIRFMEQSLKGEPVKSFPQPKDVINVAVDPISGKLSTDDCPVSRLTAFVKGTEPQEFCTQSNPEKTEKKVPKLDDKKAPWYKRFLKIWQ; translated from the coding sequence TTGGAAATCCATATTGGACAACGTTTTCGTAAAAGCCCTAAGTACATTCGAGCCATTCTCATTCTCACAACTCTTGCAGGCCTTTCCCTGTTTTTGTTGTTTCTTTCTCTTATGATCTATGTAAAAATTCTCGGTCCGCCGACCATTGCTGTTCCGCAATCTAGTCTCTATTACAGTGACAGTGGAAAATTGATAGGAGAAACAGATATTGGCCAGAAAAGGTATTGGACGGGGCTCTCATCCATCTCTCAAAATCTCATAGACGCGACGATTTCTGTCGAGGATCGTAAATTTTATAAACATCATGGTTTCGATATAAAAAGGATTGCGGGTGCCTTGATTGCTGATTTAAAAGCATTGGATAAAGTACAAGGTGCTAGTACGATTACACAGCAATACGCACGGAATCTCTATTTAGGTCATGATAAAACTTGGAGCAGAAAAGCTCATGAAGCGCTTTATACATTAAGACTAGAGATGAATTATTCAAAAGAAGAAATTCTCGAAGGCTACTTAAATACGATTTATTATGGACATGGTGTCTATGGCGTTAAGGCAGCTAGTCAGTTTTACTATGGTGTTGATCCGAGTAAGCTGTCTATTGCTCAAGCCAGTATGCTTGCTGGGATTCCCAAAGGACCTTCACGTTATTCACCTATAGCTAACCCTCAACTGGCTAAAGATCGCCAATCCCATGTTCTTTCTTCAATGGTTACCCAAACATATATAACTGAAAAGGAACGTGCTCAAGCGGACAAGACCGAACTTACCTTAAATGGAAAGTACCAAATAGAAAAAAAGAGCCACGCTCCTTTTTTCCAAGATGCGGTTAATTCTGCACTAAAAACACAATTAAAGATTGATAACCGAACCATTGAAATGGGCGGGTTAAAGGTTTTTACAACATTAAATGTGAAGCAGCAGGAAATTGCTGAAAAAGCATTTGCCGACATTCTATCGAAAGATTCATCCATTCAAGCAGCGTTGATTACAATGGAACCCAGCACAGGGGAAGTAAAAGCTCTTGTTGGAGGTAGAAATTATCAGGAATCACCCTTTAACCGGGCTACTCAAGCGGTTCGTCAGCCTGGCTCTACCATTAAGCCGCTCCTTTACTATTCTGCGCTAGAAAGCGGCTTTACACCTTCTACTACATTGTTGAGCGAGCCAACCACCTTTACATTTGATAAGGGGGAACCATCATATACGCCCCATAACTATAACAACCAGTATGCCAATGGTGAACTCACTCTAGCGCAGGCCATCGCACTCTCCGATAATGTCTATGCCGTGAAGACTCACTTATATTTAGGAAAAGATGCATTGATTAAAACCGCTCGGAAATTTGGCATTACGGCAAAAATGGCCCATGTACCTTCTCTTGCACTAGGAACATCCGGCGTAAGACCTATCGAAATGGTCAATGCATACAGTATCTTAGCTAATGGCGGAAAAGAAGTGGAGCCAACTTTCATTACCAAGGTAGAAAATGCAAAGGGTGAGGTTATTTTCGAGTCAGCTCCTCAAGAAAAACAACTTCTTGATCCTGCTCGAACGGCAGTTATGAACGGGATGTTAACTGGAGTGTTTGATTCAAAATTAAACGGATATACCAAAGTAACAGGCAGCACCATCCTTCCTGAAATATCAAGGATATATGCTGGTAAATCGGGTTCCACCTCTACGGACAGCTGGATGATTGGCTATACACCAGAGTTAGTGACTGGGGTGTGGACTGGGTACGACCAAACAAAGAAAATTACTAATCCTACGGAAAAGATGTATGCGAAAAAGCTCTGGATTCGTTTTATGGAACAAAGTCTCAAAGGGGAGCCGGTTAAGTCATTTCCGCAGCCAAAAGATGTCATTAATGTTGCTGTCGATCCGATAAGCGGCAAACTTTCGACCGATGACTGCCCTGTTTCTAGACTTACTGCGTTTGTAAAAGGAACCGAGCCGCAGGAATTTTGCACACAGTCGAACCCAGAAAAGACAGAAAAGAAGGTCCCCAAGCTAGATGATAAAAAGGCACCATGGTACAAGCGATTCTTAAAAATTTGGCAATAA
- the speB gene encoding agmatinase translates to MHFDPAYSGNVFIKSHPNYEESEAVIYGMPMDWTVSFRPGSRFGPTRIREVSIGLEEYSLYLDKELEEVKYFDAGDIPLPFGNPERSVVMIEEFVDSVLADDKFPLGIGGEHLVTWPVIKAMHKKYPDLAIIHMDAHTDLREDYEGEPLSHATVIRKAAELIGPKNVYSFGIRSGLKEEFKWAKENGMQISPFEVLEPLKKALPELAGRPVYVTIDIDVLDPAHAPGTGTVDCGGITAKELLASIHAISHAKLNVVGCDLVEVAPIYDPSEQTANTASKLIREMILGWVQNRK, encoded by the coding sequence TTGCATTTTGACCCAGCTTATTCAGGCAATGTTTTCATTAAGAGTCACCCTAATTACGAGGAAAGTGAAGCTGTAATTTACGGTATGCCAATGGATTGGACGGTCAGCTTCCGCCCAGGATCTCGTTTTGGTCCAACTCGTATTCGGGAAGTGTCAATCGGCCTTGAGGAGTACAGCCTTTATTTAGACAAAGAGTTAGAAGAAGTGAAATATTTTGATGCTGGCGATATTCCATTGCCATTTGGCAATCCAGAGCGCAGTGTGGTCATGATTGAAGAATTCGTCGATAGCGTACTGGCAGATGATAAATTTCCGCTGGGAATCGGCGGGGAGCATCTTGTGACATGGCCTGTAATTAAAGCGATGCACAAAAAATATCCGGACTTAGCCATTATTCACATGGATGCTCATACGGATTTGCGTGAGGATTATGAAGGCGAGCCGCTGTCGCATGCGACGGTTATCCGTAAAGCAGCCGAATTAATTGGTCCAAAAAATGTGTATTCATTTGGCATTCGCTCTGGACTCAAAGAGGAATTTAAGTGGGCAAAGGAAAATGGCATGCAAATTTCACCGTTTGAAGTTCTAGAGCCATTGAAAAAAGCACTGCCGGAATTGGCAGGGCGCCCGGTATATGTAACGATTGACATTGATGTCCTTGATCCTGCACATGCGCCAGGAACTGGCACAGTAGACTGCGGAGGCATCACCGCAAAAGAATTACTTGCCTCCATTCACGCAATATCACATGCGAAACTAAATGTGGTTGGCTGTGATTTGGTCGAAGTAGCACCAATCTATGACCCTTCAGAACAAACAGCGAATACAGCAAGCAAGTTAATCCGCGAAATGATACTTGGCTGGGTTCAAAATCGTAAATAA